The following proteins are encoded in a genomic region of Myxococcota bacterium:
- a CDS encoding ATP-dependent Clp protease adaptor ClpS → MSSDPGQPGGGGGVPGGPGRDREREGGVATATRRKVERPRRYKVLLYNDDYTPMEFVVQLLERVFGKTPSAATQLMLQIHRSGFGVAGVFVLEVAETKVSTVHRLAEERGYPLRAGVEAE, encoded by the coding sequence ATGTCGAGCGACCCCGGACAGCCCGGCGGCGGCGGTGGCGTCCCCGGCGGCCCGGGACGGGATCGAGAGCGCGAGGGCGGCGTCGCGACGGCGACGCGCCGCAAGGTGGAGCGCCCCCGCCGCTACAAGGTGCTGCTCTACAACGACGACTACACGCCGATGGAGTTCGTCGTCCAGCTGCTCGAGCGGGTGTTCGGGAAGACGCCGTCGGCCGCGACGCAGCTGATGCTCCAGATCCACCGGAGCGGGTTCGGCGTGGCCGGTGTCTTCGTGCTCGAGGTCGCCGAGACGAAGGTGAGCACGGTGCACCGGCTGGCCGAGGAGCGCGGCTACCCGCTGCGCGCCGGCGTCGAGGCGGAGTAG
- a CDS encoding GNAT family N-acetyltransferase produces the protein MGDVRIEIAPGVASLDRVAWNAVVADDSPFLEWEWLASLEDAGCLGARSGWQARPLVAFRGDRLVAACPLYAKSNSEGEFVFDHAFADAAERAGLAYYPKLLVGAPFTPVTGGRLLVHPALGAAEAEALRAAMAEALVSIAAESGLSSVHVNFCREAEAAGLERAGFLRRVGIQYHWHNEGYADFDDYLGRFRSKRRNQVRRERRDVRAQGVCVEVHADGDIDDALFEPMYAFYLSTIRARYWGRQYLNRAFFDLLRERFRERLVFVVARRDGAPVAGAFNVAKGDALYGRYWGEADHVRNLHFEVCYYAGIEHCIERGLARFEPGAGGEYKQVRGFDARPTFSAHRFLDERLHAAVARFLEQERMHAARAIEHLHEQSALKPATA, from the coding sequence ATGGGCGACGTCCGCATCGAGATCGCGCCGGGAGTCGCATCGCTCGATCGCGTCGCCTGGAACGCCGTCGTCGCCGACGACTCGCCCTTCCTCGAGTGGGAGTGGCTCGCGTCGCTCGAGGACGCGGGCTGCCTCGGCGCGCGCAGCGGGTGGCAGGCGCGCCCGCTCGTCGCCTTTCGCGGCGATCGTCTCGTCGCGGCCTGCCCGCTCTACGCCAAGTCGAACAGCGAGGGCGAGTTCGTCTTCGACCACGCCTTCGCCGACGCCGCCGAGCGCGCCGGCCTCGCGTACTACCCGAAGCTGCTCGTCGGCGCCCCCTTCACGCCGGTCACCGGCGGGCGGCTGCTCGTGCACCCCGCGCTCGGCGCCGCCGAGGCCGAGGCGCTGCGCGCCGCCATGGCGGAGGCGCTCGTCTCCATCGCCGCCGAGTCGGGCCTCTCGAGCGTGCACGTCAACTTCTGCCGCGAGGCCGAGGCCGCGGGCCTCGAGCGCGCCGGCTTCCTGCGCCGCGTCGGCATCCAGTATCACTGGCACAACGAGGGCTACGCCGACTTCGACGACTACCTCGGCCGCTTCCGCAGCAAGCGTCGCAACCAGGTGCGACGCGAGCGGCGCGACGTCCGCGCACAGGGCGTGTGCGTCGAGGTGCACGCGGACGGCGACATCGACGACGCACTGTTCGAACCGATGTACGCGTTCTACCTCTCGACGATCCGCGCTCGCTACTGGGGCCGGCAGTACCTGAACCGCGCCTTCTTCGACCTGCTGCGCGAGCGCTTCCGCGAGCGCCTCGTGTTCGTCGTCGCGCGGCGCGACGGCGCGCCCGTCGCGGGCGCGTTCAACGTCGCGAAGGGCGACGCGCTCTACGGCCGCTACTGGGGCGAGGCCGACCACGTCCGCAACCTGCACTTCGAGGTCTGCTACTACGCGGGCATCGAGCATTGCATCGAGCGCGGGCTCGCGCGCTTCGAGCCGGGCGCGGGCGGCGAGTACAAGCAGGTGCGCGGCTTCGACGCCCGGCCGACCTTCAGCGCGCACCGCTTCCTCGACGAACGCCTGCACGCGGCCGTGGCGCGCTTCCTCGAGCAGGAGCGCATGCACGCCGCGCGCGCGATCGAGCACCTCCACGAGCAGAGCGCGCTCAAGCCCGCGACGGCCTGA
- the clpA gene encoding ATP-dependent Clp protease ATP-binding subunit ClpA, with amino-acid sequence MSRIGRELQITLQTAYREAVARRHPYLTVEHLLYALLHTEAGADALAHAGADVDRLRAELERFFDRDLEAVPGDDPVEAQQTLAFHRVLQHAVDHCEGAEKDEVELTDLLVAIYQEPDSFAVTLLRGQQVTRLDLLQWISHGVSKRRDGADAGEGDAAALFGRADEDGEVPSDPLAAFTTNLSAKAAAGELDPLIGRGRELDRTLHILARRRKNNPIFVGETGVGKTALAEGLALRIHEGRVPDDLRASEIFSLDLGALLAGTRYRGDFEARFKALTNALQQKERPILFIDEIHTILGAGSAQGTTVDASNLLKPLLASGALRCMGSTTYQEYRHFERDRALSRRFQKVDVEEPSAEECVRILRGLAPRYEEHHGVRYTAAALQACVDLSVRHVNDRFLPDKAIDVMDEAGAAVRLRPSARPRRTVGVRDIEQVVARMARIPVERTATGDQTRLAALEETLLASVFGQDAAVRSVVRAVKRARAGLGGVDKPTGSFLFTGPTGVGKTELAKQLAAALGVPFLRFDMSEYMEKHAVSRLIGAPPGYVGYDQGGQLVEAVRKHPHAVLLLDEIEKAHGDIFDVLLQVMDRATLTDNQGREADFRHVTLIMTSNAGARDLAARAIGFGGGRRGDGSRDIERIFSPEFRNRLDEIVAFGHLGTEVMGRVVDKLVREVEGQLAERRVAIELTPAARAWLAQKGYDREFGARPLARVVQRELKDPLADDVLFGRLARGGRVVVDAPDGADALQFAFPDAEDAAPA; translated from the coding sequence ATGAGCCGGATCGGACGCGAGCTCCAGATCACGCTGCAGACGGCATACCGCGAAGCGGTCGCGCGTCGGCACCCGTACCTGACGGTCGAGCACCTGCTCTACGCGCTGCTCCACACCGAGGCGGGCGCCGACGCGCTCGCGCATGCCGGTGCCGACGTCGACCGCCTGCGCGCCGAGCTCGAGCGCTTCTTCGACCGCGACCTCGAGGCGGTTCCCGGGGACGATCCCGTCGAGGCGCAGCAGACGCTCGCGTTCCACCGCGTGCTGCAGCACGCGGTCGACCACTGCGAGGGCGCGGAGAAGGACGAGGTCGAGCTCACGGATCTGCTGGTGGCGATCTACCAGGAGCCGGATTCCTTCGCGGTCACGCTGCTGCGCGGCCAGCAGGTGACGCGTCTCGACCTCCTGCAGTGGATCTCGCACGGGGTCTCGAAGCGCCGCGACGGCGCCGACGCGGGCGAGGGAGACGCGGCCGCCCTGTTCGGGCGCGCCGACGAGGACGGCGAGGTGCCGTCGGACCCGCTCGCCGCGTTCACGACGAACCTCTCGGCGAAGGCCGCGGCCGGCGAGCTCGACCCGTTGATCGGCCGCGGTCGCGAGCTCGATCGCACGCTCCACATCCTCGCGCGCCGCCGCAAGAACAATCCGATCTTCGTCGGCGAGACCGGCGTCGGAAAGACGGCGCTCGCCGAGGGGCTCGCGCTGCGCATCCACGAGGGCCGCGTGCCGGACGATCTTCGCGCGAGCGAGATCTTCTCGCTCGACCTCGGCGCGCTGCTCGCCGGGACGCGCTATCGCGGCGACTTCGAGGCGCGTTTCAAGGCGCTCACGAACGCGCTGCAGCAGAAGGAACGGCCGATCCTCTTCATCGACGAGATCCACACGATCCTCGGCGCGGGGTCCGCGCAGGGGACGACGGTCGACGCGTCGAATCTGTTGAAGCCGCTGCTCGCGTCGGGCGCGCTCCGCTGCATGGGCTCCACGACCTACCAGGAGTACCGCCACTTCGAGCGCGACCGCGCGCTCTCCCGCCGCTTCCAGAAGGTCGACGTCGAGGAGCCGAGCGCGGAGGAGTGCGTGCGCATCCTGCGCGGGCTCGCGCCGCGCTACGAGGAGCATCACGGCGTCCGGTACACCGCCGCCGCGCTCCAGGCGTGCGTCGACCTGTCCGTGCGCCACGTGAACGATCGCTTCCTGCCCGACAAGGCCATCGACGTGATGGACGAGGCGGGCGCCGCCGTGCGCCTTCGGCCGTCGGCCCGGCCGCGCCGCACCGTCGGCGTTCGCGACATCGAGCAGGTGGTCGCGCGCATGGCGCGGATCCCCGTCGAGCGCACCGCGACGGGCGATCAGACGCGCCTCGCCGCGCTCGAGGAGACGCTGCTCGCGAGCGTCTTCGGCCAGGATGCCGCCGTGCGCTCGGTCGTTCGCGCGGTGAAGCGCGCGCGCGCGGGCCTCGGCGGCGTCGACAAGCCGACCGGGTCGTTCCTGTTCACCGGCCCGACGGGGGTCGGCAAGACCGAGCTCGCGAAGCAGCTCGCCGCGGCGCTCGGCGTGCCCTTCCTGCGCTTCGACATGAGCGAGTACATGGAGAAGCACGCGGTGTCGCGGCTCATCGGCGCGCCGCCCGGCTACGTCGGCTACGACCAGGGCGGCCAGCTCGTCGAGGCCGTGCGCAAGCACCCGCACGCCGTGCTGCTGCTCGACGAGATCGAGAAGGCGCACGGCGACATCTTCGACGTGCTGCTGCAGGTGATGGACCGCGCGACGCTCACCGACAACCAGGGTCGCGAGGCCGACTTCCGCCACGTGACGCTGATCATGACCTCGAACGCCGGCGCGCGGGATCTGGCGGCGCGCGCGATCGGCTTCGGCGGCGGCCGGCGCGGCGACGGCTCGCGCGACATCGAGCGCATCTTCAGCCCCGAGTTCCGCAACCGCCTCGACGAGATCGTCGCCTTCGGGCACCTCGGCACCGAGGTGATGGGCCGCGTCGTCGACAAGCTCGTGCGCGAGGTCGAAGGGCAGCTCGCCGAGCGGCGCGTGGCGATCGAGCTCACGCCCGCGGCGCGCGCGTGGCTCGCGCAGAAGGGCTACGACCGGGAGTTCGGGGCGCGGCCGCTCGCCCGCGTGGTGCAGCGAGAGCTCAAGGACCCGCTGGCCGACGACGTGCTGTTCGGCCGTCTCGCCCGCGGCGGGCGCGTCGTCGTCGACGCGCCGGACGGCGCCGACGCACTCCAGTTCGCCTTTCCCGATGCGGAGGATGCCGCGCCCGCGTGA
- a CDS encoding response regulator, whose product MATVLIVEDEDTLRDSVARYLEFEGHDVLAAANGREAFDLGVSGRPDVLVADWMLRNHIHGLHVAQTLRVVDPGLNTVLITGFPSRDLEQEFESGGVTQMLEKPFDLEDLNRAILVAAEQRSEREAHAAAVLEVARAGAISFANRGARALLAQCAAGEHATDVAAVLGAGFAALLDGAAADWQRAEPSGAPTAWLVRTRPRRGGDGWLVAACRDDEPRWLTDPRLRILLDHHSRSAPLLRELGPVIVLERDGAVRRLLASQIERIGALCYLADDIEGALRLLGAEPRAVTVMIDVATADTRLAAWVRALEGAREHVRIIGIGAAGSAADLRALGLDRLLDKPWRIDELVEVLRADPVDRADRARPA is encoded by the coding sequence GTGGCGACGGTGCTGATCGTCGAGGACGAGGACACGCTGCGCGACTCGGTCGCGCGCTACCTCGAGTTCGAGGGACACGACGTGCTCGCGGCCGCCAACGGCCGCGAGGCCTTCGATCTCGGCGTCTCGGGCCGCCCCGACGTGCTCGTCGCCGACTGGATGCTCCGCAACCACATCCACGGCCTGCACGTCGCCCAGACGCTGCGCGTCGTCGACCCGGGCCTCAACACGGTGCTGATCACGGGCTTCCCGTCGCGCGACCTCGAGCAGGAGTTCGAGTCCGGCGGGGTCACCCAGATGCTCGAGAAGCCCTTCGACCTCGAGGACCTGAACCGCGCGATCCTGGTCGCCGCCGAGCAGCGCAGCGAGCGCGAGGCACACGCCGCGGCGGTGCTCGAGGTCGCGCGCGCCGGCGCCATCTCGTTCGCGAACCGCGGCGCGCGCGCGCTGCTCGCGCAGTGCGCGGCGGGCGAGCACGCGACCGACGTCGCCGCCGTCCTCGGCGCGGGCTTCGCAGCGCTGCTCGACGGCGCGGCGGCCGACTGGCAGCGCGCGGAGCCGAGCGGCGCGCCCACGGCCTGGCTCGTGCGCACGCGCCCGCGCCGCGGCGGCGACGGCTGGCTCGTCGCGGCCTGCCGCGACGACGAGCCGCGCTGGCTCACCGATCCGCGGCTGCGCATCCTGCTCGACCACCACAGCCGGTCCGCCCCGCTCCTGCGCGAGCTCGGCCCCGTGATCGTGCTCGAGCGCGACGGCGCCGTGCGCCGCCTGCTCGCGTCGCAGATCGAGCGCATCGGCGCGCTCTGCTACCTCGCCGACGACATCGAGGGCGCGCTCCGCCTGCTCGGCGCCGAGCCGCGCGCGGTGACCGTGATGATCGACGTTGCGACCGCGGACACGCGCCTCGCCGCGTGGGTGCGCGCGCTCGAGGGCGCGCGCGAGCACGTCCGGATCATCGGGATCGGCGCCGCGGGCAGCGCGGCCGACCTGCGCGCGCTCGGGCTCGACCGGCTGCTCGACAAGCCGTGGCGGATCGACGAGCTCGTCGAGGTCCTGCGCGCCGATCCGGTCGACCGGGCCGATCGCGCCCGACCGGCCTAG
- the hemG gene encoding protoporphyrinogen oxidase, producing MLATPAPEAAALVASIDADAAGWLRGVAYAPIATVALGAPARAGAFAREPEGFGFLVPRGEAPALLGCLFPSELFAGRAPEGRHLLHCMLGGVRAPEVLELDDAGLARVALADVDRFLGLRGDPEILRVGRWSRAVPQPRPGHRRALRDARARLAARAPIALAGSYTDGVSVPDSFAGGIAAAAALAGGSVVE from the coding sequence GTGCTCGCGACGCCGGCGCCCGAGGCCGCCGCGCTCGTCGCGTCGATCGACGCCGACGCGGCGGGGTGGCTGCGCGGCGTCGCGTACGCGCCGATCGCGACCGTCGCGCTCGGCGCGCCCGCGCGGGCGGGCGCGTTCGCACGCGAGCCCGAGGGCTTCGGCTTCCTCGTGCCGCGCGGAGAGGCGCCCGCGCTGCTCGGCTGTCTGTTCCCGAGCGAGCTCTTCGCGGGGCGCGCGCCCGAGGGCCGTCACCTCCTGCACTGCATGCTCGGCGGCGTGCGCGCGCCCGAGGTGCTCGAGCTCGACGACGCCGGTCTCGCGCGCGTGGCGCTCGCCGACGTCGATCGATTCCTCGGCCTGCGCGGCGACCCGGAGATCCTGCGCGTCGGGCGGTGGTCGCGCGCCGTGCCGCAGCCGCGGCCCGGGCATCGCCGCGCGCTGCGCGACGCGCGTGCGCGGCTCGCCGCGCGCGCACCGATCGCGCTCGCCGGCAGCTACACGGACGGCGTGTCCGTTCCGGACAGCTTCGCCGGAGGCATCGCCGCCGCCGCGGCGCTCGCGGGTGGCTCAGTCGTCGAGTGA
- a CDS encoding MATE family efflux transporter produces the protein MSPRREQRAAGALGGGGAGGDDELREPDVAGAVRDVEEDLEELGDPDAGPTTPAATLAAQGSVSGRLVAAAAGGERDGAARELFRLSWPVMTSLGLASLGNIVDRSMLGWLDGGADAARVLAAAAYATQFFFLVQSALLAVGFACVAAMSRAIGAGAPARARAAFAASLQVGLLVAGLFMAFFFAVARPALPVLFGAAPEVVELTLPYLYCLLSSSFMLTFCLVVDSALRSNRDTLTPMRVAAGISVVKLGGNAILIFGLLGAPKLGLTGAGVASLLSQSVGVALFAFALARQPSDSPVRLRRADWTRASALRRTVARIALPGIVERLVMTLSQTVYFSVLSHAFGTVAVAAYAIGVPLLSLTWIPGTGYAQACSTLVGQALGARDPARAMATGLASARLAVATAIAVGLPVFLLRDVYASWFTGDASVVAQLGPFLMVLALTQPFLQLHFTLAGAHRGAGDTLTPLVAATTSNVLRFALAWVSAIWLELPILYVWLAIFVDHAVRAAVLWTTFRRGRWLAVEPERARA, from the coding sequence GTGAGCCCTCGCCGGGAACAGCGCGCCGCCGGCGCGCTCGGAGGCGGGGGCGCGGGCGGCGACGACGAGCTCCGCGAGCCCGACGTCGCCGGCGCCGTCCGCGACGTCGAGGAGGATCTCGAAGAGCTCGGCGACCCGGACGCGGGCCCGACCACGCCGGCCGCCACGCTCGCCGCGCAGGGCTCGGTCTCGGGCCGGCTCGTCGCCGCGGCCGCGGGCGGCGAACGCGACGGTGCCGCGCGCGAGCTCTTCCGCCTGTCGTGGCCGGTCATGACGTCGCTCGGGCTCGCGAGCCTCGGCAACATCGTCGACCGCTCGATGCTCGGCTGGCTCGACGGCGGCGCCGACGCCGCGCGCGTGCTCGCCGCGGCCGCCTACGCCACGCAGTTCTTCTTCCTCGTGCAGTCGGCGCTGCTCGCCGTCGGCTTCGCCTGCGTCGCCGCGATGTCGCGGGCGATCGGCGCCGGGGCGCCGGCCCGCGCGCGCGCGGCCTTCGCGGCGTCGCTGCAGGTCGGCCTGCTGGTCGCCGGCCTGTTCATGGCGTTCTTCTTCGCGGTCGCGCGCCCGGCGCTCCCGGTGCTGTTCGGCGCCGCGCCCGAGGTCGTCGAGCTCACGCTCCCGTACCTCTACTGCCTGCTGAGCTCGAGCTTCATGCTCACGTTCTGTCTCGTCGTCGACAGCGCGCTGCGTTCGAATCGCGACACGCTCACGCCGATGCGCGTCGCGGCCGGCATCTCGGTCGTCAAGCTCGGGGGCAACGCGATCCTGATCTTCGGCCTGCTCGGTGCACCGAAGCTCGGTCTGACGGGCGCGGGCGTGGCGTCGCTGCTGTCGCAATCCGTCGGCGTCGCGCTCTTCGCCTTCGCCCTGGCGCGACAACCCTCCGATTCGCCCGTGCGTCTGCGACGCGCGGACTGGACGCGCGCGAGCGCGCTGCGTCGCACGGTCGCGCGCATCGCGCTCCCGGGCATCGTCGAGCGGCTCGTCATGACGCTCAGCCAGACCGTGTACTTCAGCGTGCTGAGCCACGCCTTCGGCACGGTCGCAGTGGCGGCCTACGCGATCGGCGTGCCGCTCCTGTCGCTCACGTGGATCCCGGGAACGGGCTATGCGCAGGCGTGCTCGACGCTGGTCGGGCAGGCGCTCGGCGCGCGCGACCCCGCGCGCGCGATGGCGACCGGCCTCGCGTCGGCGCGACTGGCAGTGGCGACGGCCATCGCCGTCGGCCTGCCGGTCTTCCTCCTGCGCGACGTCTACGCCAGCTGGTTCACGGGCGACGCGTCCGTCGTCGCGCAGCTCGGGCCGTTCCTGATGGTGCTCGCGCTCACGCAGCCGTTCCTCCAGCTGCACTTCACACTCGCGGGCGCGCACCGCGGCGCGGGCGACACGCTGACGCCGCTCGTCGCCGCGACGACGAGCAACGTGCTGCGCTTCGCACTCGCGTGGGTGAGCGCGATCTGGCTCGAGCTTCCCATCCTGTACGTATGGCTCGCGATCTTCGTCGATCACGCCGTACGCGCCGCCGTGCTGTGGACGACCTTCCGGCGCGGGCGCTGGCTCGCCGTCGAGCCCGAGCGGGCGCGCGCCTGA
- the ispH gene encoding 4-hydroxy-3-methylbut-2-enyl diphosphate reductase: protein MSARPPNCARPLRIVLASPRGFCAGVDRAIEIVERALDRFGAPVYVRHEIVHNQHVVDDLRAKGAVFVDEPDDAPRGAHMIYSAHGVSPAVRDRAAANDLAAIDATCPLVTKVHNEVKRMVAEGYEIVMIGHAGHVEVEGTMGQAPDRMVLVETVEDVDRLEVANPDRLGCVTQTTLSVDDTREIMDALARRFPTIALPKRDDICYATQNRQDAVKELARRAELVLVVGAPSSSNSNRLVEVAAKRGARSHRIQDADEIDPAWLDGVQCVGITAGASSPEFLVQQVVRRLAELVGECEIGSLDHVDEGVTFKIPPELRAE from the coding sequence ATGTCCGCACGGCCCCCGAACTGCGCCCGCCCCCTCCGCATCGTGCTCGCCAGCCCGCGCGGCTTCTGCGCGGGCGTCGACCGCGCCATCGAGATCGTCGAGCGCGCGCTCGATCGATTCGGCGCTCCCGTCTACGTGCGCCACGAGATCGTCCACAACCAGCACGTCGTCGACGACCTGCGCGCGAAGGGCGCCGTGTTCGTCGACGAGCCCGACGACGCGCCGCGCGGCGCGCACATGATCTACAGCGCGCACGGGGTCTCGCCCGCGGTGCGCGACCGCGCGGCGGCCAACGACCTCGCCGCGATCGACGCGACCTGCCCCCTCGTCACGAAGGTGCACAACGAGGTGAAGCGCATGGTCGCCGAGGGCTACGAGATCGTGATGATCGGCCACGCGGGCCACGTCGAGGTCGAGGGGACGATGGGCCAGGCGCCCGACCGCATGGTGCTCGTCGAGACCGTCGAGGACGTCGATCGCCTCGAGGTCGCGAACCCCGATCGGCTCGGCTGCGTGACGCAGACGACGCTCTCGGTCGACGACACCCGCGAGATCATGGACGCGCTCGCGCGGCGCTTCCCGACGATCGCGCTGCCGAAGCGCGACGACATCTGCTACGCGACGCAGAACCGGCAGGACGCGGTGAAGGAGCTCGCGCGCCGCGCCGAGCTCGTGCTGGTCGTCGGCGCGCCGAGCTCGTCCAACTCGAACCGGCTGGTCGAGGTCGCCGCGAAGCGCGGCGCGCGCAGCCACCGCATCCAGGACGCGGACGAGATCGACCCGGCGTGGCTCGACGGCGTGCAGTGCGTCGGGATCACGGCGGGTGCGTCGTCGCCGGAGTTCCTGGTGCAGCAGGTCGTGCGCCGGCTCGCGGAGCTGGTCGGCGAGTGCGAGATCGGCTCGCTCGACCACGTCGACGAAGGCGTCACGTTCAAGATCCCGCCCGAGCTGCGCGCCGAGTGA
- the hemE gene encoding uroporphyrinogen decarboxylase, which translates to MSDLTPTERFLRSCRGEPVDRPPVWLMRQAGRYLPAYRAVREGIAFLDMCRDVERAVEVSLQPIDLVGSEAVILFQDIFTPIPALGVDVDFAPGPIVAAPIRTREQVEALRETDPRESVPFVGEILGRLRAALAPRDIPLLGFAGAPFTLAAYLVEGRGSKDFSQLKRAMVREGEMLRALIDRLERLTIDYLNAQIEAGAQAVQLFDTWAGLLSPDDYRSWVLPSHQRIARAVDRSAAPLILYVNNGAHVTDLMADSGADVISLDWRVRLDVAARELGARVSLQGNLDPCALHAPRAEIFERVREMARAAAPARGWVANLGHGCLPDTPVEGVCAFTDAVRALAAADPRSASRAEPRGG; encoded by the coding sequence ATGAGCGACCTCACGCCGACCGAACGCTTCCTCCGCAGCTGTCGCGGCGAGCCCGTCGACCGCCCGCCCGTGTGGCTCATGCGACAGGCGGGGCGCTACCTGCCCGCGTATCGCGCGGTCCGCGAGGGCATCGCCTTCCTCGACATGTGCCGCGACGTCGAGCGCGCGGTCGAAGTCTCGCTGCAGCCGATCGACCTCGTCGGCAGCGAGGCGGTGATCCTGTTCCAGGACATCTTCACGCCGATCCCCGCGCTCGGCGTCGACGTCGACTTCGCCCCCGGTCCGATCGTCGCCGCGCCGATCCGCACGCGCGAGCAGGTCGAGGCGCTGCGCGAGACCGACCCGCGCGAGTCCGTCCCGTTCGTGGGCGAGATCCTGGGGCGCCTGCGCGCCGCGCTCGCGCCGCGCGACATTCCGTTGCTCGGCTTCGCCGGCGCGCCCTTCACGCTCGCCGCCTACCTGGTCGAAGGGCGCGGCTCGAAGGACTTCTCGCAGCTCAAGCGCGCGATGGTGCGCGAGGGCGAGATGCTGCGCGCGCTGATCGACAGGCTCGAGCGGCTCACGATCGACTACCTGAACGCGCAGATCGAGGCCGGCGCGCAGGCCGTGCAGCTGTTCGACACGTGGGCCGGCCTGCTCTCGCCCGACGACTACCGCAGCTGGGTGCTGCCGAGCCATCAGCGCATCGCGCGGGCCGTCGATCGTTCGGCCGCGCCCCTCATCCTCTACGTCAACAATGGCGCCCACGTCACCGACCTCATGGCCGACTCCGGCGCCGACGTGATCTCGCTCGACTGGCGCGTGCGGCTCGACGTCGCGGCGCGCGAGCTCGGCGCGCGCGTCTCGCTCCAGGGCAACCTCGACCCGTGCGCACTGCACGCGCCGCGCGCCGAGATCTTCGAGCGCGTGCGCGAGATGGCGCGCGCGGCGGCGCCGGCGCGCGGCTGGGTCGCGAACCTCGGGCACGGGTGCCTGCCCGACACGCCGGTCGAAGGCGTGTGCGCCTTCACCGATGCCGTGCGCGCGCTCGCCGCCGCCGACCCCCGATCCGCGAGCCGGGCGGAGCCTCGCGGCGGGTGA
- the hemH gene encoding ferrochelatase codes for MSLASDVGVLLINLGTPDAPTPAATRRYLAEFLSDPRVIDLPAPLRWLLLHGVILRTRPRRSAEAYAQIWREDGSPLLVHSLALARGVERELAGAAPVALAMRYGAPSIADGLDALRARGARRFVLIPLFPQHAEATTGSALAAARERLGPDERAVAVEPFFAEPEFAQAWRECAGERLRAFAPDHVLLSYHGLPERQVLRADATGARCLATPGCCTASDAGARAGCYRAQCFATTTHLARALALAPDRHSTSFQSRLGRARWIEPHTDAELPALAARGVRRLAVLCPAFVSDCLETLEEIGIRAAAQWRALGGEAFELVPCPNATPALARGVAAWSARAAASLDD; via the coding sequence ATGTCGCTCGCCTCCGACGTCGGCGTCCTGCTCATCAACCTCGGGACGCCGGACGCGCCGACGCCCGCGGCCACGCGCCGCTATCTCGCGGAGTTCCTCTCCGACCCGCGCGTGATCGACCTGCCCGCCCCGCTGCGCTGGCTGCTCCTCCACGGCGTGATCCTGCGGACGCGCCCGCGCCGCTCGGCCGAGGCCTACGCCCAGATCTGGCGCGAGGACGGGTCGCCGCTGCTCGTGCACTCGCTCGCTCTCGCACGCGGCGTCGAGCGCGAGCTCGCGGGCGCGGCGCCCGTCGCCCTCGCCATGCGCTACGGCGCGCCGTCGATCGCGGACGGCCTCGACGCGCTGCGCGCGCGGGGCGCGCGGCGGTTCGTGCTGATCCCGCTCTTCCCGCAGCACGCGGAGGCCACGACGGGCTCGGCGCTCGCGGCCGCGCGCGAGCGTCTCGGCCCCGACGAGCGCGCCGTCGCGGTCGAGCCGTTCTTCGCCGAGCCGGAGTTCGCGCAGGCGTGGCGCGAGTGCGCGGGCGAGCGGCTGCGCGCGTTCGCACCGGACCACGTCCTGCTGAGCTACCACGGCCTTCCCGAGCGCCAGGTGCTGCGCGCGGACGCGACGGGCGCGCGCTGCCTGGCGACGCCCGGCTGCTGTACGGCGAGCGACGCCGGGGCGCGCGCCGGCTGCTACCGGGCCCAGTGCTTCGCGACGACGACGCACCTCGCGCGCGCGCTCGCGCTCGCGCCCGATCGCCACTCGACGTCGTTCCAGTCGCGCCTCGGGCGCGCGCGCTGGATCGAACCGCACACCGACGCCGAGCTCCCCGCGCTCGCGGCGCGCGGCGTGCGCCGGCTCGCCGTGCTCTGCCCCGCGTTCGTGTCGGACTGCCTGGAGACGCTCGAGGAGATCGGCATCCGCGCCGCCGCGCAGTGGCGCGCGCTCGGCGGCGAGGCCTTCGAGCTCGTGCCCTGCCCGAACGCGACGCCCGCGCTCGCGCGCGGCGTGGCGGCGTGGAGCGCGCGCGCGGCCGCGTCACTCGACGACTGA